A genome region from Brassica oleracea var. oleracea cultivar TO1000 chromosome C2, BOL, whole genome shotgun sequence includes the following:
- the LOC106327773 gene encoding zinc finger protein JAGGED-like yields the protein MRHEENYLDLNNLPDDFTKDRNKQALEEGSSSGQRKKKGSKEEEDESGKVYECRFCSLKFCKSQALGGHMNRHRQERETETLNQARQLVYRNDTLAPPGITPFGYHTADPTIYRSVYSSPMLYAESSSTTLVPQPLQPPYPYSSNQYSHNHTNDYYLSRTFRGSRSISPNSNLPITTTVNYMSDGPLESSYTCVGAPIGQTGYPSRGSLNIRAPPLEPPLTRDGDASRQRLDHSLRRFQDHHSL from the exons AT GAGGCATGAGGAGAACTACTTAGACCTCAACAATCTGCCAGATGATTTTACTAAAGATAGAAATAAGCAAGCGCTGGAGGAAGGTTCTTCCTCTG GTCAAAGAAAGAAGAAAGGAAGTAAAGAAGAGGAAGATGAGAGCGGGAAGGTGTACGAATGTCGATTTTGTTCACTCAAGTTCTGCAAATCCCAAGCTCTTGGTGGCCACATGAATCGCCACCGACAAG AGAGGGAGACCGAGACATTAAATCAAGCTCGTCAATTGGTCTACCGTAACGATACCTTAGCCCCACCTGGAATTACACCATTCGG ATATCATACCGCAGATCCAACAATATACCGGTCGGTTTACTCATCTCCAATGCTATATGCCGAAAGCTCCTCAACAACATTGGTTCCCCAACCGCTTCAACCGCCATATCCATACTCTTCAAACCAATACTCTCACAACCACACCAACGATTACTACTTAAGCCGAACATTTCGAGGCAGCAGAAGCATCTCTCCAAACTCTAATCTCCCTATCACTACAACCGTTAATTACATGTCCGATGGTCCCCTGGAATCGAGCTACACTTGCGTTGGTGCACCCATTGGTCAGACCGGTTACCCTAGCCGTGGCTCCCTTAACATCCGTGCGCCCCCGCTTGAACCGCCACTAACTCGCGATGGTGACGCTTCACGGCAGCGTTTGGATCACTCTCTTCGGCGGTTTCAAGATCATCACTCACTCTGA